The window aaaccccaaacttgtACTCACTTCTCTCATTCCTTTtaaccctttctttttcatgtcTCTCattccaaccttttctctgtcatctctattgtagttccaattgaaaaaaaaaaatcagaaacactggttgttaaataatttcttacaaaaaatgattttataatgagtttttcttttataatttttgtcttatataATCTTATCTGATTTTCACAAGGATAATGACAttagaaggaattggtaattgacTTGGAGATTTTTTAAGAGATGGTGattatgatgaaattagagaggttagtgaagatgataagaaattgaagaaatattGAATGAACCCTTGTCTGAAGGcaaatatgtcaatgactcaacttttaaaggtaaattgtttaacatttctgattttttttttcagttggatctaccataggatgatagataaaatgttggagtgagagagatgaaagagaaatggttaaGAGAGATGGgagaggtgagtaagagtttgtgagtttttttagttttgagaatgaaaatttttcaaatatctttgactttaaaacttagaatccatattatatgaggatatttttgtctattaaaactcgatacacattgctaaattGTACAACCAAAAAACATACATACGGgcgttagaaaaaaaaataaaataaaataaaaaaaaaaaaaaatatatatatatatatatatatatatatatatatattttaaacaacttttatCTTCCTAATATTGGCTgcaattaaaatttgatgtcAAGTGATATATTTACTGCATatactttcttaatttaaaaaagaaaaatgtttgagtTAAGATATTACATTTAGACTTTCATATCATATGAACAATATTTTTCAACCagaacaataaatatttaaaatttttttattataaaaagtctGAGAGAATTCGATcagattttttatataacataaAGTATGACTATTCTGTTCAACTAAAAGAATCAAtgtcttatattattatttttttgttgaggAAGACGattttctgttttaatatttaattaatatttttcaggatttttaggaaaaagtctccccactatttaaaaaatacacactccgaattaatttaaaaatgatttttaaagaaCTCgtgattaaaaatatctaactGCACTTAAAAAACTGCAATCTAAATTGAGTTGGGTGGTTTTCCCACCCATTTTTACTATTCAAAATTATTCCTAATTAAAATAAGGATTGTCTTCACCATTATTGTGTCTCTACTCTCTTCGTTATTTATGTCACCGTGTCATTGTTATTGATGCACTtctatcaaaaaattatttccaaaaaTAATTGTACGTGTTtcaaaaaacttattttgaaaaatatattttatatgttttgaaagttttattatgaatatatttaatgtgttttgaaaatttattataaaaattctgtttcagaaattttattttgaaaattttattatggaAATCATATTCTAAAAATCCTAGAtaacttattttgaaaagttttcaaaacagGGAACCGAAAGTCATTTTAATGAAGAATGAGAAATGTGAAGGTGTAGTTACAAATTGTAGGAGTACGTGTAGAAGTTAAAACGCCCAACATATTGGAAAGAGAAGGCCCAACCCAAGTTTATGACATAAAACTAAACAGTGGCTGCTTTTCTAAACCCTAATTCTAATTCTAATAGTACCCTAGTTTCAGTTTCAGTTTCAGTTACAAGGGTTTATGTTATGCTTCTGAAGCAACACAAACCAGTTAGCACGAAAACAGTAAAATGGCTGCACGACCAACAATTTGGGATCAGCAGGAAATTGAAGATTGGGAATACAAACTGCTCTCTACAACCTTGAGTTGGTCGTGCCTTTGGTACCATTTTTCAAATGGATACCGCTCCCGATGGCCGGCCTTGTCCTTCTCCTGCACAAGGTTCTTCTCTCTTGTTCCTTTTCATTTACTTACTTTTGGACATTCCCATGACGAGTAAAGTGTTATTTGTTATCGCTGTGCATTCACGTCTGATTATGAAATGTAAACTATTTTTAGTATCAACAAGTCGGTAATCACAGTTTAAAAGTAAATGGAGGTAATTGctgtaaaagtaaataataattatttgtgatTAGATGATGATAGCTTAAAACTACATTAGGCTTATAgatagttttctttatttttcatttgccATTGTGAGTTTGTGTTTTGGTGTTTTGTTATTGCTTGTTCTGTTTTGTAGGCTGTAGTTTGTGCTTGTGTTCATGAGATGTATCTTTGGTGTGGTGACCATTTTTTTAAGTTGCTGCCACGTATTAGCTGGCTTTGGTGCCGCGGTTTTTTTGTCTGCAGGGGTTATTATAGGGATGTAATTTGATGATAAAGGCATGTGGGGGAGGTGGAAAAGGTACAACGTGTCTGAGTTGTTTAGAATGGTTACTGCAACTGTATCAGTACACTTAGTAAAAGCAAATATATGGGATTGCCCCATATGGGATGAGTTGTCatggttttttttaattagtttacatgGATTGTGAAACATGTTCCACTGGAAATATTCTTGTTATTGCTTCAACTCATGTTCCCAAAAAAGTAGTTCCAGCTTTAAAATAGCTCCGAATAGGACATGCAATAAGATACGAATGTTTCTCATTCCAGAACCACAAAacacttttttacatttttcatatatactAGAGGATTTCACTTGGAAAAGAAAATGTCCCATACTCCACAACTATGGGTTTAAATGTACGGATATGGTGCATTAGTTTAAGGATGAAATGTAAGGTTGGATCTGCCGTGTTTTGGATTGTCTCAAGCTTTTTCTCGTTCTTGTGACACTTTGATATGCCATGTTTTGCCTCTTCATAAAGAAAAACTTCCTTTTTTTCATTGTATGTTTATTTCTGTCATGTGAGTGAGTGATTGAGTGAGGTtatctgtaattttttttgtgtattttattctttattctttatgGTTAATAATTCACTTTTCTGCACTCTACCATTGTTTTCTCTTCCTCTAACATGTGTGGTTTCTCTCTATTTGCAATTCAGTTAATATTAATAATGCTGAGGAAATAAGAGATGGTCATGGGAATGATGAGTTGAGGGACAAAGTTAATATTTATAGCGCTGATAAAGTAAGAGATGGTGCAGTGAATGTTGAGTCAAGGGACAATCTTGCGTTAGTTGACAATAATACTGCACAAAGTCTGACGGGTGAAGATATAGAAGCCATGAGAAGGTGAGTTCATCTTCTCGTGGTTGAATTTCTATTCTTGGTaatacttttagaaaaatattttgactaGAACAGTAAATATTTATCATCATCTTTTGTCCCCATTTCAGTTCACTTGCCTTTAATTATTGTGTGCCTATGATGGTGTTAAATATACTCCGAGATTCATTTCTATGATATAAACTTGGATCTGAGGCACTAGCTTTGTCTTCCTTGATGGTTCATACTGTAAAGTGTTTAATGGTTTTGCTGCACTGCTTGTTGTGGAGCTAAAGCTTCTGTTATTATTTtgcctatttttatttttatatttgttagcATGATTGAATTGCAACGATGATGTTGTTGGTAATGCGATTGTATGGCTTATGATCTAGCTTCTCGTGTCTTGTGTGAATCTTTTAAGACCATAATTAGAGACTGTAAATGTTTTAGTAATACGCAGATGATGAAAAAATAGACAGGGACATCAGCACTCCAAAGGAGAATGTTGACTTCGTCTAATGGGAATCTCTCTGATgcgtttgtgtttttttgtaactcttttttaagaaagaatttGCGTGGgttgtttttaatcattataaaattgCAAGTGACGATAACTTAGACAGGGACATCGGTACTTATGCTAAGGATGGTGATTTGTCTTTGGGACTCTCTCTAATGCATAATGAATTTTCTTGATACAGACATAGATTGTTAACCAAGTTAGTACTTATGCTAAGGATGGTGATTTGTCTTTGTGACTCTCTCTGATGCATAATGAATTGTCATGATACAGACGTAGATTGTTATCCAAGTTGACTTTTGTTGATCTAATGTATTCTAAAAGTGATATTTATCACTTTCATTAACTGATGAGgaatattatagaaaaatttaatttggtaTAACCCCATCTTGGGGTAGCGTGCTCTAAATGTTGTGTTGGTAAGTTTATGTGTAATGTTGATAGTTGATGCTTCTAGTATTGATTTGGCCAATGATGTATCATTTTGCATGTATTATCAGATGTATTTATGATGATATCTTAATTGTCACTACCTCTGAGgccatttttttctttggttttatgtcatttttgtCTAACACCCTGTCTTTTGATACGAATTAGTTATGTTTTAACTATTGATTCTTTCTCTGTTGTGGGTTTAGTTGGTTGGTTTTTCCATGTtgatttgtgtttttgttttattacttcCTATTTAATGAGTTTTGCTTAAAAACCATTCTGATGAATGCAGCTGTTATACAATTTTCGTCGACTTTTACCAACTGCCATGAAATTGGTTTATTGGATTTTTGAGCTGTGGCTATTGAATGATTTCGAACTCGCTGGTCCATGTCATATACGCATTTTGCTCATGTATTGAGATTATTTGTTATTGAAAGTCACTGCTGGTGATTACCACTAAGAACAGAGATTTCTAGATGCTTTTGTCAAGTTTGAGCAAATTCGGGCTCCAAGAGCATGGTaagaaataaattgtttttattggtGTAAATTTTGATTATGTAACGGAAATGGTTGTGTTTTGGAGGAAAGTCTCTGTCACACGTTGGCGGATATGCTTTTGAAATATGATTAAGAAGATTTAgcagtttatattattttaatctgtCTGACTTTTGGCTTGTTAGGTAATTGTGAGAACTGGACCATAGATTTCTTTGGTTTGACTTGTTAATGTTTAATTATGTGCTTTAtaacatgtttttaaataaactaacataatACTTGCAGGGGAAGTGTCTTAGCCTATTTTCTCATGA is drawn from Vigna radiata var. radiata cultivar VC1973A unplaced genomic scaffold, Vradiata_ver6 scaffold_169, whole genome shotgun sequence and contains these coding sequences:
- the LOC106779853 gene encoding uncharacterized protein LOC106779853 isoform X4, encoding MDTAPDGRPCPSPAQVNINNAEEIRDGHGNDELRDKVNIYSADKVRDGAVNVESRDNLALVDNNTAQSLTGEDIEAMRRGSVLAYFLMMISNL
- the LOC106779853 gene encoding uncharacterized protein LOC106779853 isoform X10; this encodes MDTAPDGRPCPSPAQVNINNAEEIRDGHGNDELRDKVNIYSADKVRDGAVNVESRDNLALVDNNTAQSLTGEDIEAMRR
- the LOC106779853 gene encoding uncharacterized protein LOC106779853 isoform X2, with the protein product MDTAPDGRPCPSPAQVNINNAEEIRDGHGNDELRDKVNIYSADKVRDGAVNVESRDNLALVDNNTAQSLTGEDIEAMRSSLAFNYCVPMMVLNILRDSFL
- the LOC106779853 gene encoding uncharacterized protein LOC106779853 isoform X3, which gives rise to MDTAPDGRPCPSPAQVNINNAEEIRDGHGNDELRDKVNIYSADKVRDGAVNVESRDNLALVDNNTAQSLTGEDIEAMRRGSVLAFGLSFLLIISNL
- the LOC106779853 gene encoding uncharacterized protein LOC106779853 isoform X5, which produces MDTAPDGRPCPSPAQVNINNAEEIRDGHGNDELRDKVNIYSADKVRDGAVNVESRDNLALVDNNTAQSLTGEDIEAMRSCYTIFVDFYQLP
- the LOC106779853 gene encoding uncharacterized protein LOC106779853 isoform X1; its protein translation is MDTAPDGRPCPSPAQVNINNAEEIRDGHGNDELRDKVNIYSADKVRDGAVNVESRDNLALVDNNTAQSLTGEDIEAMRSRTQVTKKIDRDISTPKEYVDFVLWESL
- the LOC106779853 gene encoding uncharacterized protein LOC106779853 isoform X9, which gives rise to MDTAPDGRPCPSPAQVNINNAEEIRDGHGNDELRDKVNIYSADKVRDGAVNVESRDNLALVDNNTAQSLTGEDIEAMRR
- the LOC106779853 gene encoding uncharacterized protein LOC106779853 isoform X6 codes for the protein MDTAPDGRPCPSPAQVNINNAEEIRDGHGNDELRDKVNIYSADKVRDGAVNVESRDNLALVDNNTAQSLTGEDIEAMRSVSVV